A genomic segment from bacterium encodes:
- a CDS encoding alpha-amylase: MRAWPEHPAIYEINARVWLHDLGHWLGTPVNFSTVPPEEWDRIADLGFDAVWFMGAWERSPAGAAAALRDAALLADFQRALGDFTADDVVGSAYCVRRYVVDDALGGPAGLAEARRQLAARGVRLLLDYVPNHVAVDHPWAAAHPEYFVHGTGEDLRREPASFFAAGGGRVLAHGRDPNFPAWQDVLQLNAFDPGLRGAAAATVQEIAAQCDGVRCDMAMLMMNDIFERTWGPRAGARPADDFWPPLIAAVRQRHPAFRFLAEAYWDLEGALLGQGFDDCYDKTLYDRLAHGDAEDVRRHLLADPSFQRRLARFIENHDEPRAAATFPPDKTRAAAVTLLTLPGAKLLHEGQLEGRKVRVPVSLGRRPPELPDRDLAAFYERLLPAARDGVFRDGLWRLCERTGWPDNSSHLNILAWSWEAGGQRRLIVVNFSGVTSQAMVRLPWGDLGGRPWHLDDALSEDLFERDGDELQAAGLFVSLDPWRWHFLRLMTDG, encoded by the coding sequence CCCGGGTCTGGTTGCACGACCTCGGTCACTGGCTCGGTACGCCCGTGAACTTCTCCACGGTGCCGCCGGAGGAGTGGGACCGGATCGCGGACCTCGGCTTCGACGCGGTCTGGTTCATGGGCGCCTGGGAGCGCTCTCCGGCCGGGGCCGCGGCCGCGCTGCGGGACGCGGCACTGCTCGCGGACTTCCAGCGCGCCCTCGGCGACTTCACGGCGGATGATGTCGTCGGCTCCGCCTACTGCGTGCGACGGTACGTGGTGGACGACGCGCTCGGCGGCCCCGCCGGCCTCGCGGAGGCCCGCCGGCAGCTCGCCGCGCGCGGCGTGCGCCTGCTGCTCGACTACGTGCCCAACCACGTCGCCGTCGACCACCCCTGGGCGGCCGCGCACCCCGAGTACTTCGTCCACGGCACCGGGGAGGACCTGCGGCGGGAGCCCGCCTCCTTCTTCGCCGCGGGCGGCGGCCGGGTCCTGGCACACGGCCGCGACCCCAATTTCCCGGCCTGGCAGGACGTGCTCCAGCTCAATGCCTTCGACCCCGGACTGCGCGGCGCGGCCGCCGCGACGGTGCAGGAGATCGCCGCCCAGTGTGACGGCGTCCGCTGCGACATGGCCATGCTGATGATGAACGACATCTTCGAGCGCACGTGGGGGCCGCGCGCCGGGGCACGCCCCGCGGACGACTTCTGGCCGCCGCTGATCGCCGCGGTGCGCCAGCGCCACCCGGCCTTCCGGTTCCTGGCCGAAGCGTACTGGGACCTCGAGGGGGCGCTGCTGGGGCAGGGCTTCGACGACTGCTACGACAAGACGCTCTACGACCGGCTGGCGCACGGCGACGCCGAGGACGTCCGCCGCCATCTGCTCGCCGACCCCTCCTTCCAGCGGCGGCTGGCGCGGTTCATCGAGAACCACGACGAGCCGCGGGCGGCCGCGACCTTCCCGCCGGACAAGACCCGTGCGGCGGCGGTGACGCTGCTGACCCTGCCGGGGGCCAAGCTCCTGCACGAAGGGCAGCTCGAGGGACGGAAGGTCCGCGTGCCCGTCTCGCTCGGCCGCCGTCCCCCGGAGCTGCCCGACCGCGACCTGGCGGCGTTCTACGAGCGGCTGCTGCCGGCCGCGCGCGACGGGGTCTTCCGCGACGGCCTGTGGCGCCTCTGCGAGCGCACCGGGTGGCCCGACAACTCCAGCCACCTGAACATCCTCGCGTGGTCATGGGAGGCGGGCGGGCAGCGCCGCCTGATCGTCGTCAATTTCTCCGGCGTCACGTCGCAGGCCATGGTGCGGCTGCCGTGGGGCGACCTCGGGGGACGGCCGTGGCACCTGGATGACGCCCTGTCGGAAGACCTCTTCGAGCGCGACGGCGATGAACTGCAGGCCGCCGGCCTCTTCGTCTCGCTCGACCCCTGGCGCTGGCACTTCCTGCGCCTGATGACCGACGGCTGA